Proteins encoded by one window of Desulfallas thermosapovorans DSM 6562:
- the yedF gene encoding sulfurtransferase-like selenium metabolism protein YedF translates to MSPKLVDCRGLACPNPVINTKKALEETADGTIITIVDNDVARQNVMLFAQNAGCRVSEQQKDGAYYLTITRGDAPPATGQTATNHSGDNARTLDASPDRPVYFITTNALGQGSPDLGQVLIKSLFTTLAAMTPPPAALLFLNTGVFLTCEGSPVQEQLEKLHASGTAVLSCGTCLEYYRIKDKLLLGNISNMFEINNWLTGPYKTITIA, encoded by the coding sequence ATGAGCCCTAAATTAGTGGACTGCCGGGGACTGGCCTGTCCGAACCCGGTCATAAACACCAAAAAAGCTCTGGAGGAAACAGCTGACGGCACCATCATCACCATTGTGGACAACGATGTGGCCCGGCAAAACGTCATGTTGTTCGCCCAAAACGCAGGCTGCCGGGTGAGCGAACAACAAAAAGACGGCGCATATTATTTGACCATAACCCGTGGCGATGCCCCGCCCGCAACAGGCCAAACCGCTACAAATCACTCCGGGGACAACGCCCGCACTTTGGATGCGTCCCCTGACAGACCGGTTTATTTTATCACCACCAACGCGCTGGGACAGGGGTCCCCGGATTTGGGGCAGGTACTGATAAAAAGCTTGTTTACCACCCTGGCAGCCATGACCCCGCCACCGGCAGCGTTGTTATTTTTAAATACCGGGGTGTTTTTAACCTGTGAGGGCAGCCCCGTCCAGGAGCAACTGGAAAAACTACACGCCTCGGGCACCGCCGTGCTATCCTGCGGCACCTGTCTGGAATATTACCGGATTAAAGATAAACTTTTACTGGGCAACATATCCAATATGTTCGAAATAAACAATTGGCTCACAGGACCGTATAAAACTATTACCATCGCTTAA
- the selD gene encoding selenide, water dikinase SelD, protein MSDNAIKLTALAKTPGUAAKIGPHTLSQVLRHLPVSSDPGLLVGLDTSDDAAVYRLNEHQALIQTVDFFTPMVDDPYLFGQIAAANALSDIYAMGGKPLLALNIVCFPDCLHTAILEEILKGGADKVVEAGGIIAGGHTVRDDEPKYGLAVTGLAAPEGIISNATARPGDCLVLTKPLGTGIINTAIKAGLISTASVEKAVQCMSALNSEASMAMRRNRASACTDITGFGLLGHAAEMAAASKVSLEIYFSAVPLLPETTAMARMGIIPGGAYDNKNHLGDQIALDTSLRPEEQMILFDPQTSGGLLIAVKEAAANRLVAELVERGVTAAVIGRVVPPGEKLISVMKLPDRPL, encoded by the coding sequence ATGTCTGATAACGCGATAAAGCTTACCGCCCTGGCCAAGACACCCGGGTGAGCGGCTAAAATAGGGCCGCATACCCTGTCGCAGGTACTGCGACACTTACCCGTATCCAGTGACCCGGGTCTTTTGGTGGGGCTTGACACTTCGGATGACGCCGCGGTATACCGCCTGAATGAGCACCAGGCCTTAATACAAACCGTGGATTTCTTCACCCCCATGGTGGATGATCCCTATCTGTTCGGCCAAATTGCCGCCGCCAACGCCCTGAGTGATATTTATGCCATGGGAGGCAAACCGCTTTTGGCATTAAATATAGTATGCTTTCCTGATTGCCTGCACACCGCCATACTGGAGGAAATCTTAAAGGGCGGGGCCGACAAAGTGGTGGAAGCGGGCGGTATTATTGCCGGGGGACACACGGTCCGCGATGATGAACCCAAATACGGGCTGGCGGTGACCGGCCTGGCAGCACCCGAGGGTATTATTTCCAACGCCACCGCCCGGCCCGGAGATTGTTTAGTATTAACCAAACCCCTGGGCACCGGTATTATCAATACCGCCATCAAAGCCGGCCTGATATCCACCGCAAGCGTGGAAAAGGCAGTACAATGCATGTCCGCATTAAATAGCGAAGCTTCTATGGCCATGCGGCGCAACCGCGCCAGCGCCTGTACCGACATCACCGGATTTGGCCTGCTGGGACACGCCGCCGAAATGGCCGCGGCCAGTAAAGTAAGCCTCGAAATTTATTTTTCCGCCGTGCCGTTGCTGCCGGAAACAACGGCGATGGCCCGCATGGGTATTATACCGGGAGGCGCCTACGACAATAAAAACCACCTGGGTGATCAAATAGCCCTTGACACATCGCTGAGGCCGGAAGAACAAATGATACTTTTTGATCCCCAAACCTCGGGCGGATTGCTCATTGCCGTAAAGGAAGCGGCAGCGAACCGGCTGGTGGCGGAGCTAGTGGAAAGAGGCGTAACAGCGGCTGTGATAGGCCGGGTAGTGCCGCCCGGGGAAAAACTGATTAGTGTCATGAAACTGCCTGATAGGCCTTTATAG
- the yqfC gene encoding sporulation protein YqfC: protein MAWKDLKNKVKRQFSDYLELPGDIMLDLPKIVLVGNLQVFIENHRGIQEYNPHLVRVVVSDKVIEVTGENLTLRNIMPDEICVEGQITGLTFLS, encoded by the coding sequence ATGGCCTGGAAGGACTTGAAAAACAAAGTTAAAAGACAATTTTCAGATTACCTGGAATTACCGGGGGATATTATGCTGGATTTGCCCAAAATCGTGTTAGTGGGTAACCTGCAGGTATTTATCGAAAATCATCGCGGTATTCAGGAATATAACCCCCACTTGGTGCGGGTGGTGGTCAGCGACAAAGTGATCGAGGTGACCGGTGAAAACTTGACCCTGCGCAATATTATGCCTGACGAAATATGCGTGGAGGGGCAAATAACCGGCCTTACTTTTCTAAGTTAG
- the yqfD gene encoding sporulation protein YqfD, whose product MFFKLLNYLDGYVTITLPEECLEKFVNLATTRGIYLWGITGAIGERVALNVRRRDVQPLRHVARMTRCRFQIMHRYGLPFYAGRLRRRRALVGGALFFVVVLYALSSFVWFIDITGNNAVDDEKIAGVLRKAGLHRGVPRWSLDTAKLEKAVMQQVGGLAWVGVTVDGTRVVVKVVEKVLPPDNGEHPVDLVAKKDGLIKEILVLSGHPLVQEGDTVTAGQVLISAAIPPPEIDEEDENNADMPEEDEQRPPVQYVHARGIVRARVWYDDYKEIKLEEKITRPTGREITKLCMKIGGKEIILMGPRQVPYTHYAEHAEVKRLPQWRNINVPVEFITVKYVEQDIYINKISRAEARDLAGDRAMEELRGRMPGNVKILQTKLQEVKTASEEDIVRVRLQVETLEEITVEKPHQPGGGGSGIDG is encoded by the coding sequence ATGTTTTTCAAGCTGTTAAATTATTTAGACGGTTATGTAACTATTACCCTCCCCGAGGAATGCCTGGAAAAGTTCGTCAACCTGGCCACCACCCGGGGTATTTATCTCTGGGGAATCACAGGTGCCATCGGAGAACGGGTGGCGCTAAATGTACGGCGCAGGGATGTACAACCCTTGCGTCATGTGGCCCGTATGACACGCTGCCGGTTTCAAATTATGCACCGGTACGGTTTACCATTTTATGCCGGCAGGTTGCGTCGCCGCCGGGCGTTGGTGGGCGGGGCACTGTTTTTTGTCGTTGTACTGTATGCACTATCTTCTTTTGTATGGTTTATTGACATAACAGGCAATAATGCAGTGGATGATGAAAAAATAGCCGGGGTTCTCCGCAAAGCCGGCCTGCATCGCGGGGTGCCCAGGTGGTCTTTGGATACGGCGAAACTGGAAAAGGCGGTTATGCAGCAGGTGGGCGGCCTGGCATGGGTAGGTGTGACTGTTGATGGGACAAGGGTGGTTGTTAAAGTGGTGGAAAAGGTATTACCACCCGATAACGGAGAACATCCCGTAGACCTGGTGGCCAAAAAGGACGGTCTCATTAAAGAAATACTGGTACTTTCCGGTCACCCGCTGGTTCAGGAGGGGGACACAGTAACCGCCGGTCAGGTTTTAATTTCGGCGGCTATACCTCCCCCGGAAATTGATGAAGAAGATGAAAATAATGCTGATATGCCGGAAGAGGATGAGCAGCGGCCGCCGGTGCAGTATGTGCATGCCCGGGGTATTGTTCGGGCCCGGGTATGGTATGATGACTATAAAGAAATCAAACTGGAGGAAAAGATAACCAGGCCCACCGGGCGGGAGATTACCAAACTTTGCATGAAAATCGGGGGCAAGGAAATAATTTTAATGGGTCCCCGGCAAGTGCCCTATACTCATTATGCTGAACACGCCGAAGTTAAAAGGCTGCCCCAATGGAGGAATATTAATGTACCCGTCGAATTTATAACGGTTAAATATGTAGAACAAGATATTTATATTAATAAAATAAGCCGGGCCGAGGCCCGTGACCTGGCCGGTGACCGGGCAATGGAGGAATTGCGTGGCAGGATGCCCGGTAATGTTAAAATATTGCAAACAAAATTGCAGGAAGTGAAGACCGCCAGTGAAGAGGATATTGTCCGGGTTCGGCTCCAGGTGGAAACGCTGGAGGAAATAACTGTGGAAAAACCTCATCAACCGGGTGGAGGAGGCTCTGGTATTGACGGATAA
- a CDS encoding PhoH family protein, with product MTDNTGARVTETRIIIDDIGAAAEIFGKHDENLSLVENSMGVKMVARGEELVIMGQSEQVQKTRKIIEQLQEYYQAGNRLTKHEINYAIKSVNSGHAGALTGLARDVVLVTARGKKIKPKTIGQQQYIEKLHKHDVVFALGPAGTGKTYLAVVMAVRELRNRAVNRIVLTRPAVEAGEKLGFLPGDLQEKVDPYLRPLYDSLYDVLGIENTQKYLERQVIEIAPLAYMRGRTLDDSFVILDEAQNTTPEQMKMFLTRLGFGSRAVITGDETQVDLPRGQQSGLVHARQVLDGIEGIAFHHFTGEDIVRHPLVQRIVQAYEEKGALAERTEV from the coding sequence TTGACGGATAATACAGGTGCACGGGTAACGGAAACCAGAATTATAATTGATGATATTGGTGCTGCGGCAGAAATATTTGGCAAACATGATGAGAACTTGTCTTTGGTGGAAAACTCGATGGGGGTGAAAATGGTAGCCCGGGGTGAAGAGCTGGTCATCATGGGACAAAGTGAACAGGTGCAAAAAACAAGAAAAATAATTGAACAGTTACAGGAATATTACCAGGCCGGCAACCGGTTGACCAAACACGAGATCAATTATGCCATTAAGTCGGTAAATTCCGGCCATGCCGGAGCGCTGACCGGACTGGCCAGGGATGTGGTACTGGTAACAGCCCGGGGTAAAAAAATTAAACCAAAAACAATAGGCCAGCAGCAATATATCGAGAAGTTGCATAAACATGACGTGGTATTCGCCCTGGGACCCGCCGGTACGGGTAAAACATACCTGGCGGTGGTGATGGCGGTAAGGGAACTGCGCAACCGGGCTGTGAACAGAATAGTGCTGACCAGGCCGGCGGTGGAGGCGGGTGAGAAGCTCGGGTTTTTACCCGGCGATCTGCAGGAAAAGGTGGATCCATACCTGCGGCCATTGTATGATAGCCTTTATGATGTGCTGGGTATTGAAAATACCCAAAAATACCTGGAGCGGCAGGTTATTGAAATCGCACCCCTGGCTTACATGCGGGGTAGGACGCTGGACGATTCTTTTGTTATTTTAGACGAGGCCCAAAATACCACCCCCGAACAAATGAAAATGTTTCTAACCCGGTTGGGGTTCGGCTCCCGGGCGGTGATTACCGGCGATGAAACCCAGGTGGACCTGCCCAGGGGACAACAATCGGGATTGGTGCACGCTCGTCAAGTGCTTGATGGTATCGAGGGGATAGCTTTTCATCATTTTACCGGTGAGGACATTGTCAGACATCCTTTGGTCCAGCGAATAGTCCAGGCTTATGAGGAAAAAGGTGCTTTGGCGGAAAGAACTGAGGTGTGA